Proteins co-encoded in one Lagopus muta isolate bLagMut1 chromosome 25, bLagMut1 primary, whole genome shotgun sequence genomic window:
- the LOC125684468 gene encoding uncharacterized protein LOC125684468: protein MVIGSAVPSPPVSHWSAAGLSCPCQPLIGHRECRPALASLSLVIASAVPSPPVSHWSAAGPSCPCQPLIGHRECRSALASLSLVIASAVPPLPVSHWSAAVPSCPHVPLIGHRQCCPSPPASHWSAAALSLPTSLSLVSGSVVPPIPASHWSSAAPSRPRQRLIGQRKRCPAPASLSLVSSSAVPPPCASHWSSAAPSLPTSLSLVSGSDVPPSPASHWSLAAPSLPCQPLIGHRQRRPTLASFSFISGCSVPPPPASHCSLAASSRPRQLLIDQWQRHCAPASLSLVIRSIVLPSPASYWSSAVQSRPRQPIIGLRQCCPALASVLLVIGSAVPPPPASHWSSVAPSRPHQRLIGHRHHRPAPGSVLLVIGSAVPSSPASHWSVVAPSHPRQPLISSYKAVVQTLVKSGLLGLCVAL, encoded by the coding sequence atggtcatcggcagcgctgtccccTCCCCGCCAGtctctcattggtcagcggcTGGGCTGTCCTGCCCTTgccagcctctcattggtcatcgggAGTGCCGTCCTGCCCTTgccagcctctcattggtcatcgcCAGCGCTGTCCCCTCCCCGCCAGtctctcattggtcagcggcTGGGCCGTCCTGCCCTTgccagcctctcattggtcatcgggAGTGCCGTTCTGCCCTTgccagcctctcattggtcatcgcCAGCGCAGTCCCGCCCCTGCCAGtctctcattggtcagcagcaGTGCCGTCCTGCCCCCATgtgcctctcattggtcatcggcagtGCTGTCCCTCCCCaccagcctctcattggtcagcggcagcgcTGTCCCTCCCCaccagcctctcattggtcagcggcagcgTTGTCCCGCCCATACCAGCttctcattggtcatcggcagcgccaTCCCGCCCTCGGCAGCGTCTCATTGGTCAGCGGAAGCGATGTCCCGCCCCcgccagcctctcattggtcagcagcaGTGCCGTCCCACCCCCATgtgcctctcattggtcatcggcagcgccaTCCCTCCCCaccagcctctcattggtcagtgGAAGCGACGTCCCGCCCTCaccagcctctcattggtcattggcagcgccgtccctCCCTTgccagcctctcattggtcatcggcagcgccgtcccACCCTCGCCAGCTTCTCATTCATCAGCGGCTGCTCCGTCCCGCCACCACCAGCCTCTCATTGCTCATTGGCAGCGTCTTCCCGCCCTCGCCAGCTTCTCATTGATCAGTGGCAACGCCATTGTGCCCCcgccagcctctcattggtcatccGTAGCATCGTCCTGCCCTCGCCAGCCTCTTATTGGTCATCGGCAGTGCAGTCTCGCCCCCGCCAGCCTATCATTGGTCTTCGGCAGtgctgtcccgccctcgccagTGTCTTATTGGTCATCGGCAGTGCAGTCCCACCTCcgccagcctctcattggtcatccGTAGCACCATCCCGCCCTCACCAGCGTCTTATTGGTCATCGGCATCACCGTCCCGCCCCAGGCAGCGTCTTATTGGTCATCGGCAGTGCTGTCCCGTCCTcgccagcctctcattggtcagtgGTAGCACCATCCCACCCTCGCCAGCCTCTTATATCCTCTTATAAGGCTGTAGTACAAACCTTGGTGAAGAGTGGTCTTCTGGGGCTCTGTGTCGCCCTCTAA